One region of Megalopta genalis isolate 19385.01 chromosome 15, iyMegGena1_principal, whole genome shotgun sequence genomic DNA includes:
- the LOC143260625 gene encoding uncharacterized protein LOC143260625 — protein sequence MSLHTQWTRYYTQLPLLNNVKFHRKTIITAASDIELHGFCDASEKAYGACIYLRSTNAQCETQVELLAAKSKVAPLKSQSIPRLELCGALLLTALLNTILRALHIQIDRTILWTDSTIVLHWLNASPHTLKTFVANRVAEIQSKTTISDWLHVSSSDNPADLLSRGQTVQDFLRASIWQHGPHWLRQERALWPIRELIPCIEDPEQRKVTCVATTTTPVDTSILERYSSWGKLLRIIALCRRWKPGRIIKGSVTATELAQTKITIIKLVQAKHFERELRTLNRRADQEIPHKLAKLSPFIDQDGILRVGGRLHNSALTFSQTHPIILPKSHVTSCIILKEHTDLLHAGTQHTLYSLRKTYWPIDGRSRVWQTISKCVRCRRANPPPVNYIMGNLPRARVTESRPFANVGVDYCGPFFIKERKHRNRGRVKVYVAVFVCLAVKAVHHELVSDLTSEAFIAALRRFIARRGFCTNLYSDNGTNFKGAEGEFRELRELLRVDDHREKVTTFLAERAINWHFIPPQTPHFGDLWEAAVKSFKHHFKRVVGVELLTFESLNTLIIDIEAILNSRPLTPISSDPTDLLALTPGHFLIGEAITSLRERDLKDTPSNRLSQWQRIQQLRQHFWKRWHREYLNELTTRNKWTRGHHPITEGTIVLLREDNVPSMQWPLGRVIKTYPGSDGIVRTVTVKTATSVFDRNVKKLVPLPIESGDENQGCNEPMTEDGQPENSTSNNS from the coding sequence ATGAGTTTACACACCCAATGGACACGATATTATACACAACTGCCATTACTCAATAATGTGAAATTCCATCGGAAAACCATAATTACTGCCGCTTCAGACATAGAGCTTCATGGGTTCTGTGACGCCAGCGAGAAGGCCTACGGAGCTTGCATATATCTGCGTTCGACCAATGCACAATGCGAAACGCAGGTAGAACTCCTCGCAGCCAAATCAAAGGTTGCACCATTGAAGAGTCAGTCCATCCCGCGACTCGAGTTATGCGGAGCACTGCTACTTACCGCTCTACTAAATACGATCCTAAGGGCATTACACATCCAGATCGACCGTACAATCCTGTGGACAGACTCAACAATAGTCTTACATTGGCTAAATGCGTCTCCACATACCCTGAAAACCTTCGTCGCCAACCGAGTAGCAGAAATACAGTCAAAAACCACAATCTCCGATTGGCTCCACGTCAGCTCCTCAGATAATCCAGCAGATTTACTCTCTCGAGGTCAAACTGTTCAAGACTTCTTGAGAGCATCCATATGGCAACACGGACCACACTGGCTCCGACAGGAACGGGCGCTCTGGCCTATTCGGGAATTGATACCATGTATCGAAGATCCGGAGCAAAGAAAGGTCACCTGTGTGGCCACAACTACCACGCCAGTGGACACGAGTATCCTTGAACGGTACTCATCATGGGGAAAATTGCTGCGGATTATTGCACTATGCCGACGATGGAAACCGGGTCGGATTATAAAGGGGAGTGTCACCGCGACCGAACTGGCACAAACAAAAATCACCATAATCAAATTGGTCCAAGCCAAACATTTCGAAAGGGAACTACGCACCCTTAACCGGCGAGCTGATCAGGAAATTCCACACAAGCTAGCAAAACTAAGTCCATTTATCGATCAAGACGGTATTCTCAGAGTAGGAGGTCGATTACACAATTCAGCCTTGACGTTTTCACAAACGCATCCCATAATACTACCAAAATCACACGTCACGTCCTGCATTATTTTAAAGGAACACACGGACCTACTACATGCGGGGACTCAACATACATTGTACTCGCTAAGGAAAACATATTGGCCAATCGATGGTCGAAGTCGAGTGTGGCAGACCATTTCGAAATGTGTCCGTTGTCGTCGAGCCAACCCACCACCCGTCAATTATATTATGGGCAATCTACCCCGAGCAAGGGTAACAGAATCGCGTCCATTTGCCAACGTGGGAGTCGATTACTGTGGACCATTCTTTATAAAAGAGCGAAAACATAGAAACCGCGGTCGCGTCAAGGTCTATGTTGCGGTCTTCGTATGTTTAGCTGTAAAGGCCGTACATCACGAGCTCGTTAGCGACCTAACCAGCGAAGCCTTCATCGCAGCACTACGACGCTTCATCGCGAGAAGAGGTTTTTGTACAAATCTATACTCCGATAACGGCACCAATTTCAAGGGAGCAGAAGGTGAATTTCGGGAGCTGCGAGAACTGTTACGTGTGGATGATCATCGCGAAAAGGTGACCACATTCCTCGCCGAACGCGCCATCAATTGGCATTTCATCCCACCACAAACTCCCCATTTTGGAGATCTCTGGGAAGCGGCAGTGAAATCCTTCAAACATCATTTTAAACGCGTCGTAGGTGTTGAATTATTGACATTTGAAAGTCTAAACACATTAATTATTGACATCGAAGCCATCCTCAACTCCCGACCCCTCACTCCAATTTCATCCGATCCAACAGATCTCCTTGCATTAACTCCGGGTCATTTCCTCATTGGTGAGGCTATCACGAGTCTACGCGAGCGCGACTTGAAAGACACTCCGTCGAATCGATTGTCCCAATGGCAACGTATCCAACAATTAAGGCAGCATTTTTGGAAACGTTGGCATCGAGAATATCTAAATGAACTGACTACCCGCAATAAATGGACCAGAGGACATCATCCGATCACTGAGGGCACCATCGTTCTTCTCAGGGAAGATAACGTGCCTTCCATGCAGTGGCCTCTCGGACGCGTAATCAAAACCtatccaggctccgacggcatagTTCGCACAGTCACAGTGAAGACTGCTACGAGCGTGTTCGACCGGAACGTCAAAAAACTCGTCCCATTACCAATCGAGTCGGGTGACGAAAACCAAGGATGCAACGAACCCATGACAGAAGATGGCCAGCCCGAGAATTCTACCTCTAACAATTCATAG